The following coding sequences are from one Streptomyces sp. V3I7 window:
- a CDS encoding HK97 gp10 family phage protein produces the protein MAPANPHPNAHPDATAFRDPIALAAALARMGPATRARTRTITRHHAMLLRVRIQRNASGRPGPNVITGQYRASWDVRMRSGGGEVTAEVFSDAPQSRRLEHGFVGVDSLGRHYRQPPFPHVEPAFRQTEPAFIRALADGVLP, from the coding sequence ATGGCCCCGGCGAACCCGCACCCCAACGCTCACCCGGACGCGACCGCGTTCCGCGACCCGATCGCGCTGGCCGCCGCGCTGGCCCGCATGGGCCCAGCGACCCGCGCCCGTACGCGGACGATCACGCGGCACCACGCCATGCTGCTGCGTGTCCGTATCCAGCGGAACGCGAGCGGTCGGCCGGGCCCGAACGTCATCACCGGGCAGTACCGGGCCTCATGGGACGTGCGGATGCGCAGCGGGGGCGGCGAGGTGACGGCCGAGGTGTTCTCCGACGCGCCGCAGTCGAGGCGGCTTGAGCACGGTTTTGTCGGAGTCGACTCCCTCGGAAGGCACTACCGACAGCCGCCGTTTCCGCACGTCGAGCCTGCCTTCCGGCAGACCGAACCGGCGTTCATCCGGGCCCTGGCCGACGGAGTGCTGCCGTGA
- a CDS encoding NAD(P)-dependent oxidoreductase, which produces MRIVLLGGAGYIGTVATRHLTALGHHVTVVDGLIYHRGDDPARLVPTATDFIHADLRDPDTLRHAVQGADAVVHLGGLVGEPACAVDERLAVELNYAAPVLAAEAAQDAGVGHYVFFSSCSVYGQHEGTVDESTTPNPLGIYATTKVLAERRLAAMLDHAALTVLRLATVHGRSPRQRLDSVANRMTAQAVVTGRIPLNGGSQRRPLVHVADVAETLAGVLNTPNGQRVFNVGADRANFTIADIAETVQRTVPGTKIDRGPERDETDARDYRTSFACLAEAFPGACPTRLHDGIREIAEAMENGKLGDPDRPEYDNLKGLTLARDAGHLTVLHTPECNRLYAEYAASGWSTR; this is translated from the coding sequence GTGCGCATCGTCCTGCTCGGCGGCGCCGGCTACATCGGCACCGTCGCCACCCGCCACCTGACCGCCCTCGGCCACCATGTCACCGTCGTGGACGGCCTGATCTATCACCGCGGCGACGACCCGGCACGGCTCGTGCCGACCGCCACCGACTTCATCCACGCCGACCTGCGCGACCCCGACACGCTCCGGCATGCGGTCCAGGGCGCGGATGCGGTCGTGCACCTCGGCGGTCTCGTCGGGGAACCCGCCTGCGCCGTCGACGAGCGCCTGGCCGTCGAGCTCAACTACGCCGCCCCTGTCCTCGCCGCCGAGGCCGCCCAGGACGCAGGAGTCGGGCACTACGTGTTCTTCTCTTCGTGCAGCGTCTACGGCCAGCACGAGGGCACGGTGGACGAGTCCACCACGCCGAACCCGCTGGGCATCTACGCCACCACCAAGGTCCTGGCCGAACGCCGCCTGGCCGCCATGCTGGACCATGCGGCGCTGACCGTGCTGCGGCTGGCCACCGTGCACGGACGATCGCCGCGCCAGCGTCTCGACTCGGTCGCCAACCGCATGACCGCACAGGCCGTCGTGACCGGCCGCATCCCGCTCAACGGGGGCTCCCAGCGCCGCCCCCTGGTACACGTCGCCGACGTCGCCGAAACCCTGGCCGGCGTCCTGAACACCCCCAACGGCCAGCGGGTGTTCAACGTCGGAGCGGACCGGGCGAACTTCACCATCGCTGACATCGCCGAAACCGTGCAACGGACGGTCCCCGGCACGAAGATCGATCGCGGCCCGGAGCGCGACGAGACGGACGCCCGCGACTACCGCACGTCCTTCGCCTGCCTCGCCGAAGCCTTTCCCGGAGCGTGCCCGACCCGGCTCCACGACGGCATCCGCGAGATCGCCGAGGCCATGGAGAACGGGAAGTTGGGAGACCCGGACCGTCCCGAGTACGACAACCTCAAAGGTCTCACCCTCGCCCGCGACGCCGGACACCTCACCGTCCTGCACACGCCCGAGTGCAACCGCCTGTACGCCGAGTACGCCGCCAGCGGCTGGAGCACTCGATGA
- a CDS encoding NAD(P)-dependent oxidoreductase — protein sequence MVVSLYELAGSTVLVTGAAGLIGSRITAQLRQLGARTVSVCKMDAYPESTYRDYFGIRSDDPDFIVGDIAEPRLIKRLIPGCDYVIHAAALADVAACTRQPLEAIDSNVVGTQRVLDAVAASRTVRRMVFVSSASVYGNGEQGQPGAQFREDAPVRPVSVYGASKVWGEHETAAVLGAAGISYAIVRYFSVYGEPQVIKEHSHSWVIAWFAMRASLGLPLHLNGGGHQVRDFVHVDDIATGTLHALTAERAHQATVNIGTGTGTSIRRLADLVCSHYPGVPLRETAMPPGDPEGGYACTRRMEDLLGWRPGISMEDGVARYAAWLRERPDVIPQWLREDAAA from the coding sequence ATGGTCGTGTCCTTATACGAACTCGCTGGAAGCACCGTGCTCGTCACCGGCGCGGCCGGTTTGATCGGTAGCCGCATCACCGCCCAGCTCCGCCAGCTCGGCGCGCGAACGGTGTCGGTGTGCAAGATGGACGCCTATCCGGAGTCCACCTACCGCGACTACTTCGGCATCCGTTCCGACGACCCCGACTTCATCGTTGGCGACATTGCCGAGCCTCGCCTGATCAAGAGGCTCATCCCCGGCTGCGACTACGTCATCCACGCCGCCGCCCTGGCCGACGTGGCCGCCTGCACCCGCCAGCCCCTGGAGGCGATCGACAGCAACGTCGTCGGCACTCAACGGGTCCTCGACGCGGTGGCCGCCTCCCGGACCGTGCGGCGGATGGTGTTCGTCTCCTCCGCCAGCGTCTACGGCAACGGCGAACAGGGACAGCCCGGAGCACAGTTCCGCGAGGACGCCCCCGTGCGGCCGGTCTCGGTGTACGGCGCGAGCAAGGTGTGGGGCGAGCACGAGACCGCCGCAGTGCTCGGCGCCGCCGGCATCTCGTACGCCATCGTCCGCTACTTCTCCGTGTACGGCGAACCGCAGGTCATCAAGGAGCACAGTCATTCCTGGGTCATCGCCTGGTTCGCGATGCGCGCCTCACTGGGGCTCCCGCTGCACCTCAACGGCGGCGGGCACCAGGTCCGCGATTTCGTGCACGTGGACGACATCGCTACCGGCACCTTGCATGCCCTGACCGCCGAGCGGGCGCACCAGGCGACGGTGAACATCGGTACCGGCACGGGCACGTCGATCCGCCGCCTGGCTGACCTGGTCTGTTCGCACTACCCCGGTGTTCCGCTGCGGGAGACGGCGATGCCTCCCGGCGACCCGGAAGGCGGCTACGCCTGCACCCGAAGAATGGAAGATCTCCTGGGCTGGAGACCGGGCATCAGCATGGAGGACGGGGTGGCCCGGTATGCGGCGTGGCTGCGCGAGCGTCCGGACGTCATCCCGCAGTGGCTGCGTGAAGACGCTGCGGCGTAG
- a CDS encoding DUF742 domain-containing protein produces MTSRPHQEATDAAAPDETASIVRLYAVTDGRTRPRHILSLHTVLGPGRRTPRGLPEESARIVELCSQRRCPLAELAGSLGLPITTVKVLVSDLIDASALRIPAGDALSADGHVQKLMALSAAIKRRHPNAAAKAG; encoded by the coding sequence ATGACCTCCCGCCCGCACCAGGAGGCCACGGATGCCGCGGCCCCGGACGAGACGGCCAGCATCGTCCGGCTGTACGCGGTGACCGACGGGCGCACCCGGCCCCGCCACATCCTGAGCCTGCACACCGTCCTTGGCCCCGGCCGGCGGACTCCTCGCGGGCTGCCCGAGGAGAGCGCGCGGATCGTCGAACTGTGCTCGCAACGACGGTGTCCACTCGCCGAGTTGGCCGGCAGTCTCGGCCTGCCCATCACCACGGTGAAGGTGCTCGTCTCCGACCTGATCGACGCCAGTGCGCTGAGGATTCCCGCGGGGGACGCGCTCAGCGCGGACGGCCACGTGCAGAAGCTGATGGCGCTGAGCGCCGCCATCAAGCGCAGGCACCCCAATGCCGCAGCGAAGGCCGGGTGA
- a CDS encoding GAF domain-containing protein has product MPGTREHQIEAFTEDPATELSEMAIRLNRFNELGIVMQPNDVLDDLATDMAERAGFFYAMVNGFGEEQTFLGLHNPPRESGLPVVGRTMSRNHGYCPEVVERKRGLPLPDVAASPRFQSNHVVDAIGIESYFGSPIIDAATGLVLVTVCIIDPEPRTLRDADRLQGIVRDSTRAAADVLKIRTPAS; this is encoded by the coding sequence TTGCCCGGCACGAGGGAGCACCAGATCGAGGCTTTCACGGAAGACCCGGCCACCGAGCTGTCCGAGATGGCCATCCGTCTCAACCGGTTCAACGAGCTGGGCATCGTCATGCAGCCGAACGACGTGCTCGACGACCTGGCCACCGACATGGCGGAGCGGGCCGGTTTCTTCTACGCCATGGTGAACGGCTTCGGCGAGGAGCAGACGTTCCTGGGCCTGCACAACCCCCCGCGGGAGTCGGGCCTTCCTGTCGTCGGCCGCACCATGAGCCGCAACCACGGCTATTGCCCCGAGGTCGTCGAACGCAAGCGCGGCCTTCCCCTGCCCGACGTGGCCGCCTCTCCGCGCTTCCAGAGCAACCATGTCGTCGACGCCATCGGCATCGAGTCCTACTTCGGCAGCCCCATCATCGACGCCGCTACCGGCCTCGTCCTGGTCACCGTCTGCATCATCGACCCGGAGCCGAGGACCCTCCGCGACGCCGACCGGCTCCAGGGCATCGTCCGGGACTCCACTCGTGCAGCGGCCGACGTCCTCAAGATCAGGACCCCTGCTTCCTGA
- a CDS encoding cysteine dioxygenase, translated as MHAFSPAATAVVDRDATPGPGQDVLLDFVRQVASDAEMLAVFPLDPTERTWLQISGPDGSEAWLIGWPPGTGTGWHDHAESVGVFLTASGELKENSLAARLPTDGWKILELTDDVDRERRLPAGQGRAFGRHHVHEVLNESTDQHAISVHAYYPPLPQIRRYSRTGQVLRLEQVERPQDWQ; from the coding sequence ATGCACGCTTTCAGCCCTGCTGCCACTGCCGTTGTCGATCGCGACGCGACCCCGGGCCCCGGCCAAGACGTCTTGCTCGACTTCGTACGGCAGGTCGCCTCCGACGCAGAGATGCTCGCCGTGTTCCCCCTCGATCCGACGGAACGCACCTGGCTGCAGATCTCCGGCCCCGATGGCAGCGAGGCGTGGCTGATCGGCTGGCCGCCCGGCACTGGCACCGGCTGGCACGACCACGCCGAGTCGGTCGGCGTCTTCCTCACCGCGTCCGGCGAGCTGAAGGAGAACTCGCTCGCCGCCCGGCTGCCCACCGACGGCTGGAAGATCCTGGAACTGACCGACGACGTGGACCGCGAGCGTCGGCTCCCGGCCGGTCAGGGCCGGGCCTTCGGACGGCACCACGTCCACGAGGTGCTCAACGAGTCCACCGACCAGCACGCGATCTCCGTGCACGCCTACTACCCGCCCCTGCCCCAGATCCGCCGCTACAGCCGCACGGGCCAGGTCCTGCGCCTGGAACAGGTCGAGCGCCCGCAGGACTGGCAGTGA
- a CDS encoding ATP-binding protein yields the protein MPDRVSVARPVTHRRSSRRPQIGRDLRHQVMSVFAAPLLCLVVLEGMTALASWIYGFYTVPLGIALGGSVFIAGLVGAVRAQVVAAALQQQRDAELHQIAEAARAAERTMIWTADQICAGGRPDLPPDPPRAGDDMLDKVLELIGVIQVQGAYTMQRVHDESQASVLVAMHRTLTRRMHLLIDEMLEHLTGLQKSTEDAELLDRSFKIDHLATRLRRIVESVSVVLGGQSLRETRAPVPVSTVLRGAKSEVVKYTRVQTAPGEVGAAFALPAHVHPDVAHVIAELIDNGLENSDPASKVIVRAQKVAKGLLIEVEDRASLLLDPDKRDLLNRLLDNPNQADVAGQVRAGSLGLITAGKLAAKYDLKVWLALNPAGGTTANVVVPDRYLVPAAPVVGTVTVSAAPQSRQVEYAGAAPQPMRLAPAAAEPARQQSDMSGAGSLPRRQRVARPMPDSHAAEPAGPARAARPQTVADWRSGLRAGLHGEPPSTAPNPHS from the coding sequence ATGCCTGACCGCGTCTCCGTCGCCCGGCCGGTCACCCATCGCCGCAGTAGCAGACGCCCCCAGATAGGCCGCGACCTCCGCCACCAGGTCATGAGCGTGTTCGCCGCGCCTCTGTTGTGCCTCGTGGTGCTGGAGGGTATGACCGCTCTCGCCTCGTGGATCTATGGGTTCTATACCGTCCCGCTCGGCATCGCACTCGGCGGCAGCGTGTTCATCGCGGGGCTGGTCGGGGCCGTCAGAGCCCAGGTCGTGGCCGCCGCGCTTCAGCAGCAGCGCGACGCCGAGCTCCACCAGATCGCGGAAGCGGCGCGCGCCGCGGAACGGACCATGATCTGGACGGCCGACCAGATCTGCGCGGGCGGCCGGCCCGACCTGCCCCCGGATCCCCCGAGAGCGGGCGACGACATGCTCGACAAGGTCCTGGAGCTCATCGGCGTCATCCAGGTCCAGGGCGCGTACACCATGCAGCGGGTGCACGACGAGTCTCAGGCATCCGTACTTGTCGCCATGCACCGGACGCTGACGCGCCGTATGCACCTCCTGATCGACGAGATGCTGGAGCATCTGACCGGTCTGCAGAAGTCCACCGAGGACGCGGAGCTGCTCGACCGCAGCTTCAAGATCGATCACCTGGCGACACGGCTGCGCCGCATCGTGGAGAGCGTGTCGGTCGTGCTGGGCGGCCAGTCTCTCCGCGAGACCCGGGCGCCCGTTCCCGTCTCCACGGTGCTGCGCGGTGCGAAGTCGGAGGTCGTCAAGTACACGCGTGTCCAGACAGCGCCCGGTGAAGTCGGAGCCGCGTTCGCGCTGCCCGCGCATGTGCACCCCGATGTCGCGCACGTCATCGCGGAGTTGATCGACAACGGCTTGGAGAACTCCGATCCGGCATCGAAGGTGATCGTCCGCGCGCAGAAGGTGGCGAAGGGACTGCTGATCGAGGTCGAGGACCGGGCCTCGCTGCTGCTGGATCCTGATAAGCGGGATCTGCTGAATCGTCTCCTCGACAACCCGAACCAGGCCGATGTCGCCGGCCAGGTCCGTGCCGGAAGCCTTGGCCTGATCACCGCTGGGAAGCTCGCCGCCAAGTACGACCTGAAGGTGTGGCTGGCGTTGAACCCGGCGGGCGGAACTACCGCCAACGTCGTCGTGCCGGACCGCTACCTCGTCCCTGCCGCTCCCGTCGTCGGCACCGTCACGGTCTCCGCCGCGCCCCAGAGCCGACAGGTGGAGTATGCGGGAGCCGCTCCACAGCCCATGCGGCTCGCGCCCGCGGCTGCCGAACCGGCCCGGCAGCAGAGCGACATGAGCGGAGCGGGTTCTCTGCCGCGGCGCCAGCGGGTGGCCAGGCCTATGCCCGACAGCCACGCCGCCGAGCCCGCGGGCCCGGCTCGGGCTGCAAGGCCCCAGACGGTGGCCGATTGGCGGTCGGGCCTGCGCGCTGGCCTTCACGGCGAGCCGCCCTCCACCGCCCCGAACCCTCATTCCTGA
- a CDS encoding DUF6093 family protein, which yields MAFDVDGARRVVGRILDDKLEVWRDSAGRTDDVLDETTGKLVPPAPDEELVWHGLGAVMLLGRPAITKPVGGSLAVEPPTTDYQAVLPVDAPALRRDDVVRVAGSVRPGGPRDPQLIGRRFRFSDEAVGTYSVVRLVRVQVID from the coding sequence GTGGCCTTTGACGTGGACGGTGCCCGTCGGGTCGTCGGCCGCATCCTGGACGACAAGCTGGAGGTGTGGCGGGACAGCGCGGGCCGTACGGACGACGTGCTCGACGAGACCACCGGCAAGCTGGTGCCGCCCGCGCCGGACGAGGAGCTGGTCTGGCACGGGCTCGGCGCGGTGATGCTGCTCGGCCGCCCCGCCATCACCAAGCCGGTCGGCGGGTCGCTCGCCGTCGAACCGCCGACCACCGACTACCAGGCCGTGCTGCCCGTCGACGCTCCGGCGCTCCGGCGCGACGACGTGGTCCGTGTCGCCGGGTCCGTCCGGCCCGGAGGCCCCCGCGACCCTCAGCTGATAGGCCGCCGCTTCCGGTTCTCCGACGAGGCGGTGGGCACCTACAGCGTGGTGCGCCTCGTCCGGGTCCAGGTGATCGACTGA
- a CDS encoding roadblock/LC7 domain-containing protein: MAYDATGSSTVLTPQAVQGQMTRLLDEFVADTAGVTHVLLVSTDGMKQAICSHMDPDWADGLAAAFSGIAGLAKGITGRTDEMMPARQVLIERDDTLFLVTHAGAGSTFSSSGDVVATVLVVLTVPDANIGSVAYSAGRLVQRFAPFMTTPVRTRTGQDSGVE, encoded by the coding sequence ATGGCCTACGACGCGACCGGCTCAAGCACCGTGCTCACTCCCCAAGCTGTCCAGGGGCAGATGACGCGCCTGCTGGACGAATTCGTGGCGGACACCGCCGGTGTCACCCACGTCCTGCTGGTCTCCACCGACGGGATGAAACAGGCGATCTGTTCGCACATGGACCCCGACTGGGCGGACGGCCTCGCAGCGGCGTTCTCGGGCATCGCGGGACTGGCCAAGGGCATCACCGGCCGGACGGACGAGATGATGCCCGCGCGGCAGGTCCTGATCGAGCGGGACGACACGCTCTTCCTCGTCACCCACGCCGGTGCAGGCAGCACCTTCAGCTCGTCCGGGGATGTGGTCGCGACGGTACTGGTCGTGCTGACCGTCCCGGACGCGAACATCGGGTCGGTCGCCTACAGCGCCGGGCGCCTGGTGCAGCGGTTCGCCCCCTTCATGACCACCCCCGTCCGCACGCGCACCGGCCAGGACAGCGGTGTCGAATGA
- a CDS encoding ATP/GTP-binding protein, which yields MTQHKPAERMPLKLVIAGGFGVGKTTAIGAISDITPLKTEELLTTQSEATDSLTGIAEKRTTTVAFDFGRAGWDDPEPVELYLFGTPGQPRFWDFWHVLAEGAFGAVVLADTRRLASSFHAADFFEQLGMPFVIAINRFPDASVRTLDEVREAFDVHAGVPVMFCDARNADSVASVLLVLVEHAVRLTYPNSAYLDA from the coding sequence ATGACCCAGCACAAGCCCGCCGAACGGATGCCCCTCAAGCTGGTCATCGCTGGAGGATTCGGTGTCGGCAAGACCACTGCGATCGGCGCCATCAGCGACATCACGCCGTTGAAAACCGAAGAGCTGCTCACCACGCAGAGCGAGGCCACGGACAGCCTGACCGGGATCGCGGAGAAGAGGACCACGACGGTCGCCTTCGACTTCGGCCGTGCCGGCTGGGACGACCCCGAGCCCGTGGAGCTCTACCTCTTCGGCACACCGGGGCAGCCTCGCTTCTGGGACTTCTGGCACGTCCTGGCCGAAGGGGCGTTCGGCGCCGTCGTGCTGGCCGACACCCGCCGGCTCGCTTCCAGCTTTCATGCAGCCGACTTCTTCGAACAGCTCGGCATGCCCTTCGTCATCGCGATCAACCGGTTCCCCGACGCCAGCGTGCGAACGCTGGACGAGGTCCGCGAGGCATTCGACGTGCACGCGGGCGTGCCGGTGATGTTCTGCGATGCCCGCAACGCCGATTCCGTGGCCTCGGTCCTGCTCGTCCTGGTCGAGCACGCGGTGCGCTTGACCTACCCCAACTCTGCTTATTTGGACGCCTAG
- a CDS encoding glycosyltransferase family 2 protein, producing the protein MNDRPAEFPKAMASLLAQEGVDLDVVVVGNGCTPQQVPDGVRTVTLAENVGIPEGRNIGAAQVKGDYLFFFDNDAMLPTPRILAQLVARLETDPGLAYTQPRIADPDSGVTLRRWVPRLRASDPARPGIVTVMAEGVVMIRRSAFDEVGGWPGSFFLYHEGVDLAWRLWDHGYRGYYMPDVIVHHPATHPSRHASFYRLNARNRVWLARRRLPRLLIPVNLAVWAAVTLSRTRGMPALRASLNGFLEGVRGACGTREPMSWTTVARLTRAGRPPAV; encoded by the coding sequence ATGAACGACCGGCCGGCCGAGTTCCCCAAGGCCATGGCGTCCCTCCTGGCGCAGGAAGGCGTCGACCTGGACGTCGTCGTCGTCGGTAACGGGTGCACCCCTCAGCAGGTTCCTGACGGCGTGCGCACGGTCACGCTGGCGGAGAACGTCGGTATCCCCGAGGGCCGCAACATCGGAGCTGCCCAGGTCAAGGGCGACTACTTGTTCTTCTTCGACAACGACGCCATGCTGCCGACCCCCCGCATCCTGGCCCAGCTCGTAGCCCGCCTCGAAACCGATCCCGGCCTCGCCTACACCCAGCCCCGCATCGCCGACCCCGACAGCGGCGTCACCCTCCGCCGCTGGGTCCCGCGCCTGCGAGCAAGCGACCCGGCCCGGCCCGGCATCGTGACCGTCATGGCCGAGGGCGTCGTGATGATCCGCCGCTCCGCATTCGACGAGGTCGGAGGCTGGCCCGGCAGCTTCTTCCTCTACCACGAAGGCGTAGACCTGGCGTGGCGGCTGTGGGACCACGGATACCGCGGCTACTACATGCCGGACGTGATCGTGCACCACCCCGCCACCCACCCGTCCCGGCACGCCAGCTTCTATCGGCTCAACGCCCGCAACCGGGTCTGGCTCGCGCGCCGCCGCCTGCCCCGCCTTCTGATCCCCGTCAACCTCGCCGTCTGGGCCGCGGTCACCCTCAGCCGAACGCGCGGGATGCCCGCCCTGCGCGCGTCCCTCAACGGATTCCTGGAGGGCGTACGTGGAGCGTGCGGGACACGGGAGCCAATGAGCTGGACCACGGTCGCCCGTCTGACCCGGGCTGGCCGGCCTCCCGCCGTCTGA
- a CDS encoding acyl-CoA dehydrogenase family protein: MMPTSVTLDRFLTPSHRALWEAADDFAAQEIQPRVDRMESAPHRVDRKLARLLAGRRWFGVTVPEAFGGMQAGHVAKTILIHRLARTSAAAAAVLQASLIPVAALLHYGSRDQHKELLPQVADGSTLMSIAVTEPDQGGHIGGMATAAEWDGKAWVLTGEKSHVGNSPIADLHVVVARTAREGTRTSKALTAFLVQGDQRGVTLQRDSSKLGLRGFGFGRIRFDRVRVAPHNVLGDVGQGLDVAQSSSILYGRPNLTAVSLGLHEMAVSLTARYVSTRPRYEGKLADVGVIRDRLGRMSARLIMARILTYHAVDMLDRGLPCDDELIAAKALGHELAAESGNDAMELHAANGLDGDYPIQRIWRDMQTTYAPAGTGEVQRLRLAENLLQEETSESVRTPWSVLHSGRPQPSISDPPIAVQKLPCTAPLPSAPPCTGQVPR, translated from the coding sequence ATGATGCCCACCTCCGTCACTCTCGACAGGTTCCTCACGCCCTCCCACCGGGCCCTGTGGGAGGCCGCCGACGACTTCGCCGCCCAGGAGATACAACCGCGGGTGGACCGCATGGAGAGCGCGCCGCACCGCGTGGACCGCAAGCTCGCCCGGCTGCTGGCCGGCCGCCGCTGGTTCGGCGTCACCGTGCCCGAGGCCTTCGGCGGCATGCAGGCCGGTCACGTCGCCAAAACGATCCTGATCCACCGCCTGGCCCGGACCTCCGCCGCGGCCGCTGCCGTACTCCAGGCCAGTTTGATCCCCGTTGCCGCCCTGCTCCACTACGGCAGCCGCGACCAGCACAAAGAGCTGCTGCCGCAGGTGGCGGACGGCAGTACGTTGATGTCGATCGCCGTGACCGAACCCGATCAGGGCGGCCACATCGGCGGGATGGCGACCGCTGCCGAGTGGGACGGGAAGGCCTGGGTCCTCACCGGCGAGAAGTCCCACGTCGGCAACAGCCCCATCGCGGACCTGCACGTCGTCGTCGCACGCACGGCTCGGGAGGGCACCCGCACCTCGAAGGCCCTCACCGCATTCCTCGTCCAGGGCGACCAGCGAGGAGTGACCCTCCAGAGGGACAGCAGCAAGTTGGGGCTGCGCGGCTTCGGCTTCGGCAGGATCCGCTTCGACCGTGTCCGCGTCGCCCCGCACAACGTCCTCGGCGACGTCGGCCAGGGACTCGACGTCGCCCAGTCCAGCAGCATCCTGTACGGGCGGCCCAACCTCACTGCGGTCTCGCTCGGCCTGCACGAGATGGCCGTCTCCCTGACGGCCCGGTACGTCAGCACCCGCCCCCGCTACGAGGGAAAGCTCGCCGACGTCGGCGTCATACGGGACCGCCTCGGCCGCATGTCCGCCCGGCTGATCATGGCGCGGATCCTGACCTACCACGCCGTCGACATGCTCGACCGCGGCCTGCCGTGCGACGACGAACTCATCGCCGCCAAGGCGCTCGGCCACGAACTCGCCGCCGAAAGCGGAAACGACGCCATGGAGTTGCACGCCGCGAACGGCCTGGACGGGGACTACCCCATCCAACGGATCTGGCGCGACATGCAGACCACCTACGCGCCCGCCGGCACGGGTGAAGTTCAGCGTCTACGCCTCGCGGAGAACCTCCTGCAGGAGGAAACCAGCGAGAGCGTCCGCACGCCGTGGTCCGTTCTCCACTCCGGCCGCCCCCAACCCTCCATATCCGACCCGCCGATCGCCGTCCAAAAGCTCCCGTGCACGGCACCCCTTCCATCCGCACCGCCGTGCACGGGCCAAGTCCCGCGCTAG
- a CDS encoding DegT/DnrJ/EryC1/StrS aminotransferase family protein yields MTPTAPASVPFLPWNQPSIGEEEITEVTDTLRSGWLTYGPKAARLEEVVRDALGVQDAFAVSSCTAALHLAFLTLGLGPGDEVITPSLTFCAVPNALLQVGARPVFADIEPTTLNIDPEAATAAITDQTKAIVVMHYGGHPCDLTAFRKLADEHGLILIEDAAHALHASRDGHRAGSVGDLAAFSFYANKVMTTGEGGMLVGRTDLIRVARPLGRHGIDSSAWRRHGQRNTADYEVTVPGLKYVMPDVTASIGLPQFTKLPAFTARRGEIAAVYTAALAGLPGLTLPTTLPGVEHGWFLYSVLIDPAIAPLDRNQVAQALREVHQIGTSAHFKPVHTLTGYRSLITSPLPVTEAAAAQQLSLPCYPAMTDSDVDRVITAMHTLWSS; encoded by the coding sequence ATGACCCCCACCGCCCCGGCGAGCGTGCCGTTCCTGCCGTGGAACCAGCCGTCCATCGGCGAGGAGGAGATCACCGAGGTCACTGACACACTCCGCTCCGGCTGGCTGACCTACGGCCCGAAGGCCGCCCGCCTCGAGGAGGTGGTACGAGACGCCCTCGGCGTCCAGGACGCGTTCGCCGTGTCCTCCTGCACCGCCGCCCTGCACCTTGCTTTCCTCACCCTCGGGCTCGGCCCCGGCGATGAGGTGATCACCCCGAGCCTCACCTTCTGCGCCGTCCCGAACGCACTCCTCCAGGTCGGCGCCCGCCCCGTCTTCGCGGACATCGAGCCCACGACCCTCAACATCGACCCCGAGGCGGCCACGGCGGCGATCACCGACCAGACGAAGGCCATCGTCGTCATGCACTACGGTGGCCACCCTTGCGACCTCACCGCGTTCCGCAAGCTGGCCGACGAGCACGGGCTCATCCTGATCGAGGACGCCGCCCACGCCCTGCACGCCAGCCGCGACGGCCACCGCGCCGGTTCCGTCGGCGACCTCGCTGCCTTCAGCTTCTACGCGAACAAGGTCATGACCACCGGCGAAGGCGGCATGCTCGTCGGCCGCACCGATCTCATCCGCGTGGCCCGCCCGCTCGGCCGCCACGGCATCGACTCCTCCGCCTGGCGCCGGCACGGACAGCGCAACACCGCCGACTATGAGGTAACCGTGCCAGGCCTGAAATACGTGATGCCCGACGTCACCGCCTCCATCGGCCTGCCGCAGTTCACCAAACTCCCGGCCTTCACCGCTCGCCGCGGCGAGATCGCCGCCGTCTACACCGCAGCCCTCGCTGGCCTGCCCGGCCTGACCCTTCCCACGACCCTGCCCGGCGTCGAGCACGGCTGGTTCCTGTACTCGGTCCTCATCGACCCCGCCATCGCGCCTCTGGACCGCAACCAGGTCGCGCAGGCGCTGCGCGAGGTGCACCAGATCGGCACCAGCGCACACTTCAAACCCGTACACACCCTCACCGGCTACCGAAGCCTGATCACCAGCCCCCTGCCCGTCACCGAGGCGGCCGCCGCACAGCAGCTGTCCCTGCCCTGCTACCCGGCCATGACCGACAGCGACGTGGACCGCGTCATCACCGCCATGCACACTCTCTGGTCCTCCTAG